The DNA region CGTGGCTGAGACCGACGTCTACTACTTCGCGCCGCAGAAGAGCTTCGGCTCCGAGGGCGGACTGTGGTTCGCGCTGCTGTCACCCGCCGCGCTCGACCGCGTCGCCGAGATCGCTGCCACCGACCGTTGGATCCCGGCGACGTTGAGCCTGGGGACGGCGGTGCAGAACTCCCGCAGCGACCAGACGCTGAACACCCCGGCGATCGCGACCCTGTTCTTGATGCGGGAGCAGCTGACCTGGATCAATGCCCAGGGCGGGCTGGCGTATGCGGCTCAGCGGACCGATGACTCGAGCAGCCGGCTGTATGCCTGGGCCGAGGCATCGCCATCCGCGACCCCGTTCGTCGCCGATCCGGCACTGCGCTCCCCCGTCGTCGGCACCATCGACTTCGACGGCGTCGACGCGGCCGCGATTGCACGGGTGCTGCGGGCGAACGGCGTGGTCGACACCGAGCCCTACCGCAAGCTTGGCCGCAATCAGCTTCGGGTCGGGATGTTCCCCAACGTCGATCCCGACGACGTCAGCGCGCTCTGCGCCTGCATCGACTGGGTGATCGAGCGCCTCTGATCCGTCTGAACCGCTCGGACCACCAGAAGGTGTGCGGTTCTGCCGGATACTCACGGCAGAACCGCACAGCCTCTTCTGGGCATCAGTCCTTACGGATGACCACCACGACCACGCCGGCCACGACTGCGACCACGGCCGCGAGACCCAGGGCCGCGATGGTGCCAGTCCCGCTCAGCGGGGATCCGCCGCCCGCGGCGTTGTCCGTCGGCTCGTCCTCGGCGTCCGCAGGATCGCCGTTGGTCGGGCTCGCCTTGGCTGTCGGAGTGGGGCTCGACGTGGTCGGCGATGCGGTTGGACTGTCGCTGGGGGTCGGTGACGGGGTCGCGGAAGGCGTCGGCACCTCGACCAGCGAGGTGGGCACGTCGACCCGCAGCACCTTGGACCGCTTGCCCTCGCTGCCGAGCAGCAGCGCGCCGCCGTCGAACGTCGTGGTGATCGACTCGCCCTGCCGCTGCGCCGGCGTGGCCGCACGGGAGACCACCTGGTACGACGCCGGATCCACGATCTCCACCGAGACATAGGTGCGCAACGCGTATCGGCCGTCCGGAAGCACGGTGCCATCAGTCACGAACGGCGGCGCGTCGCCGACCCGTTCCAGCGTGTTGACCCCCTGTCGCGACGGGTCGGTTGGTGCCGCATAGATGCCCGCCTTCGTCCCCTTGGTCACGATGAACAGCCGCCCGTCCCCGTCGACCAACAGTGTCTCGGCATCCTGTGGACCGTCGGGATAGGAGAAGTCGTACGCCTTGTACGACACCGGGCCCGCTCCTGGCGCAGCTTCGTCGAAGAAGTAGACCGTGACGAAATCCCGGCGCGCGCGGTTGTCGCCGATGTCGGCCACATAGAGCCGGCCACGGTGGAAGGCGACCGCCTCGACGTCGACCGGCTGCGCCCGGAATTCGAGGGTTCCCTCGGTGTTGCCGTGGTCATCGAGCGCGTACGCGATGCCGCGGTCACCGGAGTCGTTGACCGTCCAATACCGGCTGTCCGCAGCGTCGGTGGCCAACCCGGACGATTCCGTGATCCGCGGGTCGCCGATGGTGAACTCGATCGTCTCGGCAGCCGCGGGGAGGACGGCCAGCCAGCCGACCAGGGTCGCGAGCATGACCATGACGGCAACGCTCATCGTCAGGCGGCGTCGGGGCGACGGCTCCATCACGGATCCCTCTCTGCGGCAGTGATGCTGGAGGGAGCGTACGGGACATCGAGTACTCATAGCTTGTTCACAGTCACGTCGGCCGGTGTCGGTTTAGGCTTCAACTATGGAGATCATGGGCCTGCCGCTGCACCCCCTCGTCGTGCATGCCGTCGTCGTGCTGGTGCCGTTGGCCTCGCTAGGGGGCATCGTGATCAGCCTCTGGGGAGCGGCACGCAAGCGGTACGGCTGGCTGACGGTGGCGTTCGCCGCGGCTGCGGCCGGCAGCACCTTCGTTGCGCAGAAGGCGGGCGAAGCGTTCTACGCGACCTTCGCCCGTCCTACCGAGGCGATGGAGCATCACATGACTCTCGGTGGCCAATTATTGCCCTGGGTGATCATCCTGTTCGTGGGCACGGTCGCGGTGATGTTCGCGCAGCGGCTGATCGACCGCCAGGACTCGCGCGGCCGGATCATGGTGATCGTCGGCAGCGTCGTCACCGTCGTCATGGCGCTGGTCAGCATCGTCCAGGTCGCCCGGATCGGCCACTCCGGCGCAACGGCCGTCTGGGGCGGCTGAAACTCAGCCGGTCACTCGTTGCCAAACCGCGGCGACCAGAACGACGACCAACAGCCCTACCAGCACGCCAGAGACGATGAGCCGGCGCACACGGGGATTCACCTGGCCAGGATAAGAGCATCCGGACCGATTACGGTGTCTGCATGGGTGAGCTTCGTCTCTATGCCATCGGCATCGAGGAGATGCGCGGGCTCATCGGTGCCGGCCCGCTCACCGACGAGCTGCGCGAAGCCGCCCGCCGCGCCTTCGCCCCGCCGGCACGGCCGAAACCCCACGGGCTGCTCGGCAGACTCGGGCCGCTGTTCCGCAAGCCGCCGGACGCGCCGGTCATCTGCGCCACGGACCCGGAGCCGCGCGATGCGGAGGCTCTGCTCGCCGGCGCCTACATCGCCCCGGACCGGATGGGCGCCAGCTGGCGGGTGCTCGAGGCGCTCGTCGCGTACCGGGCCTGGGGTGCCACCCGGCTGCCGCTCGATCCGCAGTCGCTGGAGGAGCTGGACTTCGCGCTCGCACGCGGCGGGGTGTCGGCGGCCGTCGGGATCGGTCACCTGCTGGCCTCGAACACCGACGTGCGGCTGATTCCAGTGCAGGGACTGACCGTCGGCTGGCATCGACACGACAAGGCGCTGGCGATGGCTGCCGCCTATCGAGCCGCCAGCCCGGCGATCAAGACCGACGAACAGCGTGAGTTGGTGTCGAACCTGGTCGGCTGGCTGGACGGCTTCATCCCCTGGTCACAGGTCGCGGTGACCCTCGGCCGCCCCGTCCCCGACCTGATCGGCTTCTGGGCCCACTGAGGTTCACGGGATCTGCTCGGGATTGTCGGCTTCGCTCGATCTGCAGACCGAGCAGAACCGACAAGATCGAGCAGATTCCACGGGCAGACAGGCTGCGCCGCGCTGAGGATCACGCGGCCGGCGTCACCACGACGACCAGGTCGCCGCCTTCGACCTGCTGGACGGAGCCGATGGCGAGCCGCTGGACGGTGCCGGCGATCGGGGTGGTGATGGCTGCCTCCATCTTCATCGCCTCGATGGTCGCCACGGTCTGCCCGGCCTCGACCTGAGCACCTTCGGCGACCGCCACCGAGACCACGCCGGCGAACGGCGCGGCCACGTGCCCCGGTCGAGTCGGATCGGCCTTCTCCGCGGCCTTGATGTCGACCTTGATCGAGGTGTCGCGTACTCGGATCGGCCGCAGTTGGCCGTTCAGGGTGCACATCACGGTCCGCATGCCGCGCTCGTCGGCGCTGCCGATCGCCTCCAGGCCGAGGATCAGGCTGACTCCCCGACCCAGCGGCACGGTGTGCTCGTCGCCGGTCCGCAGGCCGTACAGATAGTCCAGCGTGTCCAGTCGCCCGACCTCGCCGTACGTTGTCCGCGCCTTGGTGAACTCCTTGGCCGGGCCGGGGAAGAGCAGCCGGTTGAGGGTCTGCTGCCGCGGTACGCCGGACTCGTCCAGAGCCCGTGAGTCCTCCTCGGCCAGCTCGACATCCCGCACCGGGATCGAGCGGCCGGCCAGTGCCTTGGTGCGGAACGGCTCCGGCCAGCCGCCGGGCGGGTCGCCGAGCTCGCCGTTCAGGAAGCCGATCACCGAGTCCGGGATGTCATAGTTGCCGGGATTGGCCTCGAAATCGTCCGGATCCGCGCCGATGGCCACCAGCGACAGCGCGAGGTCGCCGACCACCTTGGAGGACGGGGTCACCTTGGTCGGCCGGCCCAGGATCCGCGAGGCGGCGGCGTACGTGGCCTCGATGTCCTCGAACCGATCCCCCAGTCCCAGCGCGATCGCCTGCTGCCGCAGATTGGACAGCTGGCCACCGGGGATCTCGTGGTCGTAGACCCGCCCCGTCGGCGACGGCAGACCCGACTCGAACGGGGCATAGACCTTGCGCACCGCCTCCCAGTACGGCTCCAGGTCCATCACCGCCCGCAGATCCAAGTGGGTCGCTCGCTCGGTGTGGGCCAGCGCGGCGACCAGCGCCGAGGCCGGCGGCTGGGAGGTGGTGGCCGACATCGGTGCCGAGGCGACGTCCACGGCGTCCACACCGGCGTCGACCGCCGCCAGCAAGGTGGCGAGTTGCCCTCCTGCGGTGTCATGGGTGTGCAGGTGCACCGGCAGATCGAACCGCTGCCGCAGCGCCGTCACCAGCTTGTGCGCGGCCGGCGGGCGAAGCAGCCCGGCCATGTCCTTGATCGCCAGGATGTGGGCCCCGGCCTCGACGATCTCCTCGGCCAGCCGCAGGTAGTAGTCCAGCGTGTAGAGCTTCTCGCCAGGATCGTTGAGGTCGGCGGTGTAGCACAGCGCGACCTCCGCCACCGTGGTGCCGGT from Microlunatus phosphovorus NM-1 includes:
- the serC gene encoding phosphoserine transaminase, whose protein sequence is MTGLVIPSDLLPRDGRFGSGPAKVRPESLTALAATGTSLLGTSHRQAPVKRLVAEVKVGLEELFTLPEGYEVVFGNGGATQFWDIAVSSLIRRRSAHASFGEFSAKFAAAAKAAPHLAAPSVVTADPGSVAVPTAVSGADVYAWPHNETSTGAIAPVRRVPGAADEALMVIDGTSAAGGTRIDVAETDVYYFAPQKSFGSEGGLWFALLSPAALDRVAEIAATDRWIPATLSLGTAVQNSRSDQTLNTPAIATLFLMREQLTWINAQGGLAYAAQRTDDSSSRLYAWAEASPSATPFVADPALRSPVVGTIDFDGVDAAAIARVLRANGVVDTEPYRKLGRNQLRVGMFPNVDPDDVSALCACIDWVIERL
- a CDS encoding DUF2231 domain-containing protein is translated as MEIMGLPLHPLVVHAVVVLVPLASLGGIVISLWGAARKRYGWLTVAFAAAAAGSTFVAQKAGEAFYATFARPTEAMEHHMTLGGQLLPWVIILFVGTVAVMFAQRLIDRQDSRGRIMVIVGSVVTVVMALVSIVQVARIGHSGATAVWGG
- a CDS encoding DUF7691 family protein; translated protein: MGELRLYAIGIEEMRGLIGAGPLTDELREAARRAFAPPARPKPHGLLGRLGPLFRKPPDAPVICATDPEPRDAEALLAGAYIAPDRMGASWRVLEALVAYRAWGATRLPLDPQSLEELDFALARGGVSAAVGIGHLLASNTDVRLIPVQGLTVGWHRHDKALAMAAAYRAASPAIKTDEQRELVSNLVGWLDGFIPWSQVAVTLGRPVPDLIGFWAH